TTTTAGAGTTTAACCAACTGTCAATGATTTCATGATCAGAGACTTCCAGGAGGGCTGGAGCATGCCCGGCATCTGCGATTTCATATACTTCAGTTTGGGTGTGAGTTCGGCGCATTTTTTTGATGATTTCAGGTGTCAGTAATTCAGAGTGAACGCCATGAATTACTAAAACCGGACAGCGGATTTTACTCCAGACAGACCAAAGATCGATATCATACAAGATCCCTTCAAGAGCTTTTTGAGGATGATGAAAAAAATCCGATACAATTTGCATTGTCGATTTAGGGTTTCTAATGGCAGGATCAACCTTTGCCACAAATACTTTAGCAGCTCGTTTCTCAACACTATGTGCGGTAAAATCATCCCATTGTTTTTCGCTTAACTTGCCAAATTCACTGTAATTTTTCTTGAAATGCTTTTTCGCTTCTTCCATACTTTTAAATTCAGGATCATTCCCTATATACTTAGCAAGCTTTCTTAGACCCTGCAGTGGAATTTGTGGTCCAACATCATTAAGTATGAGCCGACGAACAGGGGAGTGTGGTAATGACGCTAACATCATTCCAATTATGCCACCCATAGAGGTTCCGATCCAATCGATCTGCTGAGCGCGAGTTCTTGCAATGAGAGCATTCATATCTGCTACGTATTGATTGAAATTATAATGATGCGCCTGTTTAAACCAAGAACTATCCCCGCGTCCAACGACGTCAGGGCAAAAAATATGACGACCTCCAATCCCAAGATAATGAGCTAAGGCATCAAAGTCGCGACCATTTCGAGTGTAACCATGAACACATATTACCGTGGGGAGTTCAGGAGACCAACTTCCCCATTCGGTATAAGCAATGTTATGAAACCCCTCTTCAGACACACCAAGAAAACTATTTTTTTTCATAGGACTCTACTGGTTTCTACTAATGTGCCGTTTTAATACCAATTGCCAACACCACTGCAA
The sequence above is drawn from the Legionella antarctica genome and encodes:
- a CDS encoding alpha/beta fold hydrolase, with protein sequence MKKNSFLGVSEEGFHNIAYTEWGSWSPELPTVICVHGYTRNGRDFDALAHYLGIGGRHIFCPDVVGRGDSSWFKQAHHYNFNQYVADMNALIARTRAQQIDWIGTSMGGIIGMMLASLPHSPVRRLILNDVGPQIPLQGLRKLAKYIGNDPEFKSMEEAKKHFKKNYSEFGKLSEKQWDDFTAHSVEKRAAKVFVAKVDPAIRNPKSTMQIVSDFFHHPQKALEGILYDIDLWSVWSKIRCPVLVIHGVHSELLTPEIIKKMRRTHTQTEVYEIADAGHAPALLEVSDHEIIDSWLNSKKLS